ACGCCTCTAGCCGGTGAGGGCCCCCCGTACCACTCTGTCCGCCAGCGATTCATGTCCTCGATCTCGGCGGCCTGAGCATTGACGATCTGCATGGCCAGATCCTTCAACTCCTGGTCTTCGCCGTCTTGAAGCTCGACACGTGCCATTCGGATGGCACCCTGGTGGTGAGGGATCATCTGATCGATGAACTCGCGGTCAAACGGTTTGGCCGTCCCCAGGGTTTCCATGTCCACGTTCATACCCATCATGGATTCATCCATACCGAGATCACCGGAATCTTCGTTCATCATCGAGTCACCGGAGAGTCGGTCGTGCATTCCATTGAGGCTCTCGACCTCGGAGCTCTGAGAGCCCACGATGTTGTTGGCGAGTTGAATTATTTCGGGATGTTGTCCCTTCTCTTTCGCCAGCTCCGCCATCTCGATCGCACTTTCGTGGTGGGGGATCATTTGAGACACGAAAGCGCCGTCCACGTCGGACGAAGAGTCGCCAGGGTCCATGCTCACCGCAAAGACGATACCCAAACCGATCAGGACTGCCGCCCCGACGATTGAAACTACCTTAGTTATTGACATTGGATTGCTCCTTGATTTGAGATTCTGAATGCAAATTTCAACGCGCAATACGTTGGTGGGCTCAACGTGAATCTCAATGTCGGAAGACCTGAAGAACCGAAGGGCCCTCACGAATACGGTGCCCCGGATCAATCAAGTTTCGAATGGCTTTCGCAGCGAGCGAGCGACCGACGATCCGCGGTGCCCTAAGTCGGCGACGAATCATGAGCAATTGGCCAGCGAGCAGGAGCACACCGATCTGGAGGACGGCAAGACAGATCGACATCGCGTCGGACATACCCGCGCTATCGCCCTCCATGCCGTGCGCCGAGGGTTCGCTGTGGGCGGCGATAATTATCAGGCTTATGAGGAAGAGCGCGGCGATTGCCACAGCCGAGTCGAGACTTTTTCGTAGCTTCGTTCGAATTATGGTCAAACACATGTGCCACCTCGAGCAGGATGGCTGATCACCGGTGCAGGCGCCGCAATTGTGGGAGAGGACTTGACCGCGTTCTGGTTCGATTCGTATGTCAGTTGCTCACGGTTCCTTCCATCGCTTGAATAGCACCCGGCCAGTGAGCCGAGTCCTCCGCCCAGCAGGACGACCGCGAGGCCGGCGACAAAGATCTGGCGCTTGGAGCGTGGATGCCGCGCGACCCAGAAGGCGGCGAGTGAGATCGCAACCAAAACGAGACTGATCCATTGGGAGGTGGACATACCCAGGGCAAACGGTTCACTGTCAACGCGATAGAAAAACATTGCAAAACGGCCGGCTCCGTAAAGTCCGACAACCGCCCAGAATAGATCTCCCGGGCGCCGGAGTCGATTTCGAAGTAGCCAGATAGCAGCTCCTATTCCCAGGGCCAGGACAACCTCGTATAAGCCACCGGGGTGATAGGCGATTACCGAGCTCGGGACCGGGGCTGCAGGGTGGGTGTATTCGATCGCCCAAGGAAGATGACTCGGCTGCCCGTAGTGCTCCCCGTTAATCAGGTCACCTATGCGCCCGATAGCCATTCCCACGGGAAAGGCGATCGCAATCGCGTCCAGATATCGGACGCTCATTCGTCGTCGCCAAATGAGGAAACCTGCGACGAGACCAGCGCCAATCATGCCGCCGTAAATCGAAAAGCCCTCGGACCCGACCCAAGCTCTTGGTTGGAGAAGGTCTCCCATGCTGTTCTCAAGCAGGAAAAGAAAGCGGGCACCGAACAGTCCTGCGACAGTCATCCAAGCTGCCAGCAAATATAGGGGCTCCGGATCGATATCCACCCGCCGTGCGTATCGGATGGAAACGTAAAGACCCGCAAGGATTCCCAACGCACTCATTAGTCCGTGCCAAGCTATGTCGAAAGGGCCAAGGTGGATGAGAGGGTCTAAGCCGATGCGAATTATGGATGCTGAAAATTCGATGGAATCCATCTCCTACAACTTATAGGAGCTAGCCATCCGGCCCGGCGGTATGAGGTCGTGAATGCGCATGATGGCCTAGCCGTGCTTCAGCATCCTCCGGACTACACCCATGAGCTCCTGCGTGCGCTCCTCCTGTTTCTCGGGCTCCCCGCCGATCACGCAATGTTGGGTGTGGTCTTCAAGAAGGCCGAGGGCAACCTTGTCGAGGGCGGCCTGGATCGCGGAGATCTGGGTGACGATGTCGATGCAATAGCGGTCGTCGTCGACCATCCCCTGGACCCCCCTGACCTGTCCCTCGATCCGTCGGAGGCGCTTCTGGAGTCCTTCCTTGTCGGCTGTGTAGCCGTGGGTGTGAGTCAGATTTGTCAATTCGGGGTCCTTTCGGGGTTTGGCCGAACCCCGATTCCTCCGCCCGAAGTCCAACTCAGATGAACACTGTATCAGTTACCCCGGGGGGGTATGCTATGGTCTCCTTACAGATACCCCCCCTGCGGGTATTAACGAGATCAAGGAGAAGACATGACCGCTACAGAAATTCGCAAATATAAAGTTCAGGGTATGTCGTGCGGGCACTGCCGGAGTTCGGTCGTCGAGGAAGTCGGCGAGATCGACGGCGTTGAGAAAGTTGACGTGGATCTTGGTACTGGAATTCTTGAGATTCAGGGTGCCGGGATCGAGAACGAACGGGTAGCTGCCGCCGTGGTAAGCGCCGGTTACCAGATCGGTCGAGTCGACTGATGGGTTCCGCGGCCCGACTCGCTTCGTTTGCCGGGCTCGTTGCCCTGGTTCTCGTAAGCGCGGCGTACGCCGGGTCGCGGATCGACCCCTCGGTCGATGCCGAGCCAGGTCGCTCGAACGAAATGAAAGAGATGACGAGGGATTCGAACCCAGGTGAGGCGGCGTCACCCGGACACGTTGAAAACACGATCCTTCCCGGACTTTCGGTGGCTGACCGGGGATACGACCTCCGCGTCGATCGCCCCAGCCTGAACGCCGGTCGGCCGGCGCGCCTTGTTTTCAGCATCGAGACCGGTGGCTCGAACGTAACGGAATTCGACCTCACCCACGAACGTCGGATGCACCTGATCCTCGTGCGACGGGATTTTCAGGGTTTCCAGCATCTCCACCCAAATCAGAAAGCAAACGGATCGTGGTCGGTGACGAGCGCGGCCCTGGCACCCGGCGTCTACCGGATGTTCGCCGATTTCTCGGTCGGAGGCGAATCTCTCACCCTCGCTACCGACCTATTTGTCGAGGGTGAATTCGTACCGAAGCCACTGGGGCCTGTCTCGCGGGTAGCTGATGCGGGTGATGGTTACGAGGTCGAGAGCGAGTCCGCGGTCGCGGCCGGCGGCGCGACGGTTCCCGCAGAGTTCACCGTGCGCCGCAACGGAAAGCCGGTGGACGACATCGAGCCTTACCTGGGGGCCGACGGTCACTTGGTGGCGCTCCGTGAGGGCGACCAGGCCTTCCTCCACACTCACCCCGAGGGCGCGCCAGGTGGATCTGGACCGATTCGCTTCCAGGTCGAGTACCCCACGGCTGGTCGCTACCGCCTCTACCTTCAGTTCAGGCATCGCGGATCGGTTCACACCGCCGAGTTCACTCAGATTGCGGGCGAGGCTGAAGGCGGCCCGGAAGTTCACGAAGTCGGTGATCACTGATGGAAACGAAGATGGACTCAGTCAAACTCCCAGTTCACGGTATGACCTGCGCCTCTTGCGCGAACCGAATCGAGCGCAAGTTGAACAAGCTCGACGGCGTGAAGGCGAGTGTCAATTTCGCGACCGAACAGGCCGCGGTCGAGTTCGACAAAGATCTCGTCGATACCGATGAGCTGATCGGCGCCGTCGAGGCGGCCGGATACAAGGCCGAGTTGCCTGGCGCTACCGGAGACGGCCCCGAAGTGGGGGAGGCCGAGCGGGCCGACGCAGAACTTCAAAGTTGGCGCTGGCGTCTGATCGTCTCCGCCGTCCTTTCGGTGCCGATCTTCCTGATGGCGATGATCCCCGCCCTCCAGTTCGATTACTGGCAATGGCTGAGCCTCCAGCTCGCGACACCCGTCGTCCTTTGGGGAGCATGGCCCTTCCACCGGGCTGCCTGGCAGAACCTGCGTCACGGCACCGCCACCATGGACACCCTGATCTCCATCGGGACCCTGGCAGCCTACTTCTGGTCGGTTACCGCACTCTTCTTCCTCGGAGCGGGCGAACCGGGCATGACCATGGCCTTCAAATTGATTCCCGAGCAGGGTGCCGGTAGCGCCGAGGTCTACTTCGAAGTGGCCGCGGTGGTCATCACCTTCATCCTGGCCGGACGCTACTTTGAGATCCGGGCGAAGCGGAATGCCGGTGCCGCCCTGCGGGCGCTGCTGGAGCTCGGGGCGAAAGAAGTGTCGGTGCTCGGCGAGGACGGGGATGAGCGTCGAATCCCGGTCGGCGAGCTCGAAGTCGGACAGATCTTCGTCGTGCGCCCAGGCGAGAAGATCGCCACCGACGGCGAGATAGTCGAGGGTCACTCGGCGATCGACCGGTCGCTCCTGACCGGCGAATCCCTCCCGGTCGAGGTCGCGCCCGGCGACGATGTCACCGGCGCGACGATCAACTCAGGTGGCCGTCTCCTGGTCAAAGCGACACGAGTCGGCGACGAAACCGCATTGGCCCAGATTGCCCGCCTGGTGACCGACGCGCAGTCCGGCAAAGCGCCGGTTCAGCGTCTCGCCGATCGCGTGTCCGGAATCTTCGTTCCCGTGGTGATCGTCCTTGCGGCGGCGACCCTCGGGTTCTGGCTCGGCGCCGACGTCAGTACCTCCTACGCGATCACCGCCGCGGTCGCGGTCCTGATCATCGCCTGCCCCTGCGCCTTGGGCCTGGCTACACCGACCGCACTTCTGGTCGGCACGGGTCGAGGAGCTCAGATCGGCTTGCTGATCAAGGGTCCAGAGGTCCTTGAGTCAACCCGTCGGGTGAACACGATCGTGCTCGACAAGACCGGCACGGTGACGACCGGCAAGATGAGCCTTCAAGAGGTGAGTGTCGCGCGGGGTGTCGATCGACTCGAAGCCCTGCGACTCGTCGGCGCCCTGGAAGACGCCTCCGAGCATCCGATCGCCCAGGCGATTGCCGCAGCCGCTCGTCACGAGCTGGGTGAATTGCCCGGCATTGAGTCGTTCGCCAATCGCGAGGGCCTCGGCGTCGAGGGGGTTGTCGATTCTCATGCCCTGATCGTCGGCCGGCCGTCATTGCTGACGGACTGGGCTATGCATTTGCCGGTTGAGCTGGAGGCCGCCCGCATCGCCGCCGAGAGTGATGGCAAAACCGCCATCGCCGCCGGCTGGGATGGGGAGGCGCGGGCCGTGTTCGTGGTTGCCGATACGGTCAAGGACTCGAGTCCTGAGGCCGTCAGTCGTCTAAAAGAGCTTGGACTTCTACCCATCCTGCTCACTGGGGACAACGAATCGACAGCGCAGGCGGTGGCGGCCCAGGTCGGAATCGAGAGAGTCATCGCGGAGGTTCTGCCGGGCGACAAGGCAGACGTTATCCAGGGGCTCCAGGAAGAAGGCGATGTAGTTGCGATGGTCGGCGACGGTGTGAACGACGCACCGGCGCTCGCCACGGCCGATCTCGGCCTCGCGATAGGCACCGGGACGGATGTGGCGATCGAAGCCTCGGACCTGACCCTGGTCTCCGGCGACCTTCGCGGAGCCGCCGACGCGATTCGCCTTTCCCGGAAGACCCTGGGGACGATCAAGGGCAATTTGTTCTGGGCTTTCGCCTACAACGTGATCCTCATCCCCGTGGCGATGGCCGGTTACCTCAACCCGCTGGTGGCGGGTGCGGCGATGGCTTTTTCCAGCATCTTCGTCGTCGGGAATTCGCTTCGACTGAAGCGGTTTCAGGTTCTGCGTTATCACCAAACAATGGCTTCGAAAGGTGCTACCGATGACCGACACTGATCGCTACGTCCCGGCGGCTGGGCGGGCAGCATTCACACGCCTGTATGACCCGGTCATGGCCCTGAGCATGCGTGAGAGCTCCTGGCGGCAGCCGTTCTCTGAGCGAGTTGGCCGAGACCTTCCAGAGGGCGGGGTTGTGGCAGATATCGGAGCCGGCACGGGAACATTCGCAATCGATCTGGCGAACAATCGGTGTGACGCGATCGTCATTGCCGTCGATGGAGACCCGCAAT
The DNA window shown above is from Thermoleophilia bacterium and carries:
- a CDS encoding copper-translocating P-type ATPase, yielding METKMDSVKLPVHGMTCASCANRIERKLNKLDGVKASVNFATEQAAVEFDKDLVDTDELIGAVEAAGYKAELPGATGDGPEVGEAERADAELQSWRWRLIVSAVLSVPIFLMAMIPALQFDYWQWLSLQLATPVVLWGAWPFHRAAWQNLRHGTATMDTLISIGTLAAYFWSVTALFFLGAGEPGMTMAFKLIPEQGAGSAEVYFEVAAVVITFILAGRYFEIRAKRNAGAALRALLELGAKEVSVLGEDGDERRIPVGELEVGQIFVVRPGEKIATDGEIVEGHSAIDRSLLTGESLPVEVAPGDDVTGATINSGGRLLVKATRVGDETALAQIARLVTDAQSGKAPVQRLADRVSGIFVPVVIVLAAATLGFWLGADVSTSYAITAAVAVLIIACPCALGLATPTALLVGTGRGAQIGLLIKGPEVLESTRRVNTIVLDKTGTVTTGKMSLQEVSVARGVDRLEALRLVGALEDASEHPIAQAIAAAARHELGELPGIESFANREGLGVEGVVDSHALIVGRPSLLTDWAMHLPVELEAARIAAESDGKTAIAAGWDGEARAVFVVADTVKDSSPEAVSRLKELGLLPILLTGDNESTAQAVAAQVGIERVIAEVLPGDKADVIQGLQEEGDVVAMVGDGVNDAPALATADLGLAIGTGTDVAIEASDLTLVSGDLRGAADAIRLSRKTLGTIKGNLFWAFAYNVILIPVAMAGYLNPLVAGAAMAFSSIFVVGNSLRLKRFQVLRYHQTMASKGATDDRH
- a CDS encoding DUF305 domain-containing protein → MGIVFAVSMDPGDSSSDVDGAFVSQMIPHHESAIEMAELAKEKGQHPEIIQLANNIVGSQSSEVESLNGMHDRLSGDSMMNEDSGDLGMDESMMGMNVDMETLGTAKPFDREFIDQMIPHHQGAIRMARVELQDGEDQELKDLAMQIVNAQAAEIEDMNRWRTEWYGGPSPARGVPGLDETSSGDSMGHMDQ
- a CDS encoding metal-sensitive transcriptional regulator, which gives rise to MTNLTHTHGYTADKEGLQKRLRRIEGQVRGVQGMVDDDRYCIDIVTQISAIQAALDKVALGLLEDHTQHCVIGGEPEKQEERTQELMGVVRRMLKHG
- a CDS encoding prolipoprotein diacylglyceryl transferase, whose translation is MDSIEFSASIIRIGLDPLIHLGPFDIAWHGLMSALGILAGLYVSIRYARRVDIDPEPLYLLAAWMTVAGLFGARFLFLLENSMGDLLQPRAWVGSEGFSIYGGMIGAGLVAGFLIWRRRMSVRYLDAIAIAFPVGMAIGRIGDLINGEHYGQPSHLPWAIEYTHPAAPVPSSVIAYHPGGLYEVVLALGIGAAIWLLRNRLRRPGDLFWAVVGLYGAGRFAMFFYRVDSEPFALGMSTSQWISLVLVAISLAAFWVARHPRSKRQIFVAGLAVVLLGGGLGSLAGCYSSDGRNREQLTYESNQNAVKSSPTIAAPAPVISHPARGGTCV
- a CDS encoding heavy-metal-associated domain-containing protein, which codes for MTATEIRKYKVQGMSCGHCRSSVVEEVGEIDGVEKVDVDLGTGILEIQGAGIENERVAAAVVSAGYQIGRVD